In one Mucilaginibacter ginsenosidivorax genomic region, the following are encoded:
- a CDS encoding discoidin domain-containing protein, with amino-acid sequence MLPTNLISCFKIVFAIIFGMLLCSNLNAQSNFVYLNSSNTQQWKIKPQADVSDADKIKVAGFNTDGWVQAIVPGTTFASYVAVGLEKDPNFGDNIYKVDRAKYDRNFWYRTEFKVPANYAQKNIWLNFKGVNRKADIYLNGTLLGSLDGFMMRGQFDITSLVKGRDKNALAVLVYLPLQPLANVGSPNYVSSAGWDWMPYVPGLNSGITDNVYLSNTGDITIKDPWIQSSLPTNARADISVSAELKNNSATSQAAIIKGVITPGNIEFSKKVYVNGNSSTNVKLDKKDFEQLMINSPRLWWPNGYGEPNLYNCKLSVVVGDEVSDVQNIKFGIKRYSYDTIGHVLHVAINGVKVFIKGGDWGMSEYMLRCRGAEYDTRVRLHKEMNFNMIRNWIGSVTDEGFYDACDKYGIMVWDDFWLNANENLPADINVFNANAIEKIKRFRNHPSIAIWCAENEGWPMAPLNNWLKEDLATFDGGDRHYQPNSHAENLTGSGPWANKDPRYYFTASPTGLGGNKGWGLRSELGTAVFTNFDSFKKFMPADKWWPRNEMWNQHFFGLLAFNAGPDYYDESVSNYGMPKGIEDYCRKAQFVNVETNKAMFEGWQDAMGEDASGLMTWMSQSAYPSMVWQTYDYYYDLTGAFWGAKKACEPLHIQWNPLTNAIKIINTTRADADGLTAQADVYNLDGSLVKQYSISKTADAPANSAGQVFDLKFNPYKADLAKNKPVFASSSTNGNASDVNDGKSDTRWASSYNDAEWISIDLGKDEVINGVGLTWEDAYAKAFKIQISNDNHTWHDVYSTTDGRQGQQKITFPEVTARYVRMQGVERATYWGYSLYNFEVYQGDVASEGLSAVHFIKLKLTDKNGKLVSDNFYWRGNKRRDYTALNTLPKVNLKVTYKTVKADGKYYITAQVTNPVSSKAVAFGIRVQAVKASTGEQILPAIMSDNYFTLLKGETKEVRIEFDAEALGSESIKLLADAYNNSIQR; translated from the coding sequence ATGTTACCAACAAACCTCATCTCTTGCTTTAAAATTGTTTTTGCCATAATCTTCGGGATGTTGTTGTGCAGCAACTTAAATGCACAATCAAATTTTGTTTACCTCAACAGCTCAAACACGCAGCAATGGAAGATAAAGCCGCAGGCCGATGTGAGCGATGCGGATAAGATAAAAGTAGCAGGTTTTAATACGGATGGCTGGGTACAGGCCATAGTTCCGGGAACGACATTTGCATCATACGTGGCTGTCGGCTTAGAAAAAGACCCCAACTTTGGCGATAATATTTATAAGGTTGACCGCGCAAAATACGACCGTAACTTTTGGTACCGTACCGAATTTAAGGTGCCGGCTAATTACGCTCAAAAAAATATCTGGCTAAACTTTAAAGGTGTAAACCGTAAGGCCGATATTTACCTTAACGGTACCTTGCTGGGCAGCCTGGATGGTTTTATGATGCGCGGACAGTTTGATATTACATCACTTGTAAAGGGCCGCGATAAAAATGCGCTGGCTGTATTGGTATACCTGCCCCTTCAACCGCTGGCCAATGTGGGCAGCCCCAATTATGTATCAAGCGCCGGCTGGGACTGGATGCCTTATGTACCTGGGCTAAATTCGGGTATTACAGATAATGTTTATTTGAGCAATACCGGCGATATCACCATCAAAGATCCCTGGATACAAAGCAGCCTGCCAACCAACGCCCGGGCCGATATATCGGTGTCTGCCGAACTGAAAAACAATAGTGCAACTTCGCAGGCAGCCATCATCAAAGGTGTTATCACGCCCGGCAATATCGAATTTTCAAAAAAAGTTTATGTAAACGGTAACAGTAGCACTAACGTTAAGCTGGATAAAAAGGATTTTGAGCAACTGATGATTAATAGCCCCAGGCTATGGTGGCCCAATGGCTATGGCGAGCCAAATCTGTATAATTGTAAGTTAAGCGTGGTTGTTGGCGACGAAGTGTCGGATGTTCAGAATATTAAATTCGGCATTAAAAGGTATAGCTATGATACCATTGGACACGTATTACATGTGGCTATTAACGGGGTTAAAGTATTTATAAAAGGTGGTGACTGGGGCATGTCGGAATATATGCTGCGTTGCCGTGGGGCCGAATACGATACCAGGGTCAGGCTGCACAAAGAGATGAACTTTAACATGATCCGCAACTGGATTGGGTCGGTAACCGACGAGGGATTTTACGATGCCTGTGATAAATACGGTATAATGGTTTGGGACGATTTTTGGCTGAATGCTAACGAAAACCTGCCTGCCGATATCAATGTTTTTAATGCCAACGCGATAGAAAAGATAAAACGTTTCCGTAACCATCCCTCGATAGCTATATGGTGTGCCGAAAACGAAGGCTGGCCAATGGCTCCATTGAATAACTGGCTTAAAGAAGACCTGGCAACTTTTGATGGGGGCGACCGCCACTACCAGCCCAACTCGCACGCCGAAAACCTGACCGGTAGCGGGCCCTGGGCCAATAAAGATCCGCGCTATTATTTCACAGCCTCCCCAACCGGCCTGGGTGGCAATAAAGGCTGGGGCTTGCGGTCTGAACTGGGTACTGCTGTGTTCACCAATTTTGATAGCTTTAAAAAGTTTATGCCTGCGGATAAATGGTGGCCGCGTAACGAGATGTGGAACCAGCACTTTTTTGGTCTGCTGGCGTTTAATGCCGGGCCCGATTATTATGACGAAAGTGTAAGTAATTATGGTATGCCTAAAGGAATTGAAGATTATTGCCGCAAGGCTCAGTTTGTAAACGTCGAAACCAATAAAGCCATGTTTGAGGGCTGGCAGGATGCCATGGGCGAAGACGCATCGGGCCTGATGACCTGGATGAGCCAATCGGCCTACCCATCAATGGTGTGGCAAACCTATGATTATTATTATGACCTCACAGGCGCTTTCTGGGGAGCAAAAAAGGCTTGCGAACCTTTGCATATCCAGTGGAACCCGCTAACCAACGCCATCAAAATTATCAACACTACCCGTGCCGATGCAGATGGCCTAACCGCCCAGGCAGATGTATATAACCTGGATGGCTCCTTAGTAAAACAATACAGCATCAGCAAAACAGCCGATGCGCCTGCCAATAGCGCGGGGCAGGTGTTCGACCTTAAATTTAATCCATACAAAGCCGATCTGGCTAAAAATAAACCCGTTTTTGCGTCCTCATCAACCAATGGCAACGCATCGGACGTTAACGATGGTAAAAGCGATACCCGCTGGGCCAGCAGCTACAATGATGCAGAGTGGATCAGTATTGATTTGGGCAAAGATGAAGTGATTAACGGTGTTGGCCTAACCTGGGAGGATGCTTATGCCAAAGCATTCAAAATTCAAATATCAAATGATAACCATACCTGGCACGATGTTTACAGTACAACCGATGGCCGGCAGGGCCAGCAAAAGATCACCTTTCCGGAAGTAACTGCAAGATATGTGCGGATGCAGGGGGTAGAGCGGGCAACTTACTGGGGCTATTCGCTGTACAATTTTGAGGTTTACCAGGGCGATGTAGCCAGCGAAGGCTTATCGGCAGTACATTTTATTAAACTAAAACTCACGGATAAAAACGGCAAACTGGTTTCTGATAATTTTTACTGGCGCGGCAACAAACGCCGGGATTATACCGCGTTGAATACCCTGCCAAAAGTAAATTTGAAGGTGACCTATAAAACGGTTAAAGCTGATGGCAAATATTATATCACCGCCCAGGTAACCAATCCCGTATCGTCAAAAGCGGTTGCGTTTGGTATTAGGGTACAGGCGGTGAAAGCATCAACCGGCGAGCAGATTTTACCGGCGATAATGAGTGATAACTATTTTACGCTGTTAAAAGGCGAAACCAAAGAAGTAAGGATTGAATTTGATGCAGAGGCGTTGGGGAGTGAAAGTATTA
- a CDS encoding BamA/TamA family outer membrane protein, whose translation MLKKLLLILLLVAGSLACNAQITSSTRADKSRMTGDSITISAHPEYDQVSGIHRWLFGENFRKDWAQPVKLPIIRLSKFKGGLSPLKQGGGMESKSLRLEDKDGKEWVLRSVEKAPDKLLPENLQGTFAVDWIGDEFSGQHPYSALIVPPLAEAAHVPHANPVIGVVADDVALGQYSKVFTGLICLLEEREPAGPSDNTLKMERALNKSYDSRIDGEMFLRARMLDMLIGDWDRHEDQWRWAGDISGKQKAYIPVPRDRDQVFHVNQGLLPSIAALPWIDPVLGNFTADIPNVKYSIFKTKFLNAIPDVQFSYAQWMNIVNDFVKYETDDVLEAGLKLLPKENYRLRHTELLAILKKRRDNIPAAMSQYFYFINRIVDIHITNKDELLTIAGAPDKTLRVKIDKLNKSDDVKGSYMDITYDPAVTEEVRIYVSGGDDHIVVDNSTSPIKLRFVDSTGHKTYDIKNSVNTIPVYGSKDSITFTGKTNRLSNRLSADTNATRFRPTNLYNVWMPLATAAINADDGFLLGLGFKYTGYDGFRKLPYATRQQLLISHAFATNAFRANYSGEWSQVVGKADFVMKANILAPDNTTNFFGRGNETILIKNEGYRKYYRARFNTLEFDAALRWQTGKGSFLSAGPSAQFYHYNPDDNAGRFISQPSLINSYDSTSVNKNKIHLGLMLNFTSNKRNNNVLPFKGYYFEVALAGYEGLNTYSKAFVQIKPEFTYYLPLDAKGNIVLSDRIGGGISFGKPAFYQSMFLGGQGNLLGYLQNRFAGQNMFFNNLQGRVKIADIASYILPGQLGITGFYDTGRVWISGEHSDKWHTGAGGGLYFAPASLTVLQLLAGHSDEGWYPYISLNFRL comes from the coding sequence ATGTTGAAAAAACTACTATTGATCCTATTATTAGTTGCGGGCTCCTTAGCATGTAATGCACAAATAACCAGCAGCACGCGCGCAGATAAATCCCGGATGACGGGTGATAGCATAACCATAAGTGCGCATCCGGAATACGATCAGGTAAGCGGTATCCATCGCTGGTTGTTTGGCGAAAATTTTCGTAAAGACTGGGCCCAACCGGTAAAGCTGCCCATCATCCGGCTATCAAAATTTAAAGGGGGGCTTTCGCCGTTAAAACAGGGCGGGGGGATGGAATCAAAATCGTTGCGGCTGGAAGATAAAGATGGTAAAGAGTGGGTGCTTCGCAGTGTAGAGAAAGCCCCGGATAAATTACTGCCCGAAAATTTGCAGGGAACTTTTGCTGTTGACTGGATAGGAGATGAGTTTAGTGGCCAGCACCCTTATTCGGCGCTGATTGTGCCGCCGCTGGCCGAAGCCGCTCATGTGCCTCATGCCAATCCCGTAATAGGCGTAGTTGCAGATGATGTTGCCCTGGGCCAGTACAGCAAAGTTTTTACCGGCCTGATATGTTTGCTGGAAGAGCGCGAGCCTGCCGGCCCGTCAGACAATACCCTTAAGATGGAGCGGGCGCTCAACAAAAGTTATGACAGCAGGATAGATGGCGAAATGTTTTTGCGTGCCCGCATGCTCGATATGTTGATAGGCGACTGGGACCGTCATGAAGATCAGTGGCGATGGGCAGGCGATATCAGTGGTAAACAAAAAGCTTACATACCGGTACCGCGGGATAGGGACCAGGTGTTTCATGTTAACCAGGGCCTGTTGCCATCCATTGCTGCACTACCCTGGATAGACCCTGTTTTGGGTAATTTTACAGCCGATATCCCCAATGTAAAGTATTCTATCTTCAAAACGAAATTTTTGAATGCCATACCCGATGTGCAGTTTAGTTATGCGCAATGGATGAATATTGTTAATGATTTTGTTAAGTACGAAACAGACGATGTTTTGGAGGCTGGCCTTAAGCTGCTGCCCAAAGAAAATTACCGGTTAAGGCATACCGAGCTGCTGGCGATACTAAAAAAACGCAGGGACAATATTCCGGCGGCTATGAGCCAATATTTTTATTTTATAAACCGGATTGTTGATATCCATATAACCAATAAAGACGAATTGCTTACTATCGCCGGTGCCCCGGATAAAACCCTGCGGGTTAAAATTGATAAACTTAACAAAAGCGACGATGTAAAAGGATCATATATGGATATAACCTATGATCCGGCCGTTACCGAAGAGGTAAGGATTTATGTTTCGGGAGGGGATGATCATATTGTGGTTGATAACAGTACATCGCCTATAAAATTAAGGTTTGTTGATAGCACCGGGCATAAAACTTACGATATCAAAAACTCGGTAAATACCATACCTGTTTACGGCTCAAAAGATAGTATCACTTTCACCGGCAAAACCAATCGCTTAAGCAACCGCTTGTCGGCCGATACCAATGCCACCAGGTTTAGGCCTACTAATTTATATAATGTTTGGATGCCGCTGGCAACAGCCGCTATAAATGCCGATGATGGTTTTCTGTTAGGATTGGGCTTTAAGTATACAGGGTATGATGGTTTCCGTAAGTTGCCCTATGCTACCCGCCAACAGTTGTTAATCAGTCATGCATTTGCCACCAACGCATTTAGGGCCAATTACAGCGGCGAATGGTCGCAGGTTGTTGGAAAAGCCGATTTTGTAATGAAAGCCAATATCCTGGCGCCCGATAACACTACCAACTTTTTTGGCCGTGGGAATGAAACCATATTGATTAAAAACGAGGGATATCGTAAATATTACCGGGCAAGGTTTAATACCCTTGAATTTGATGCTGCTTTGCGCTGGCAAACAGGTAAAGGCAGCTTTTTAAGCGCAGGCCCATCTGCCCAGTTTTATCACTATAACCCCGACGATAATGCAGGCAGATTTATTTCGCAGCCATCACTCATCAATTCTTATGATAGTACAAGCGTAAATAAAAACAAGATCCACCTGGGTTTGATGCTGAATTTTACCAGTAATAAGCGCAATAATAATGTATTGCCATTTAAAGGATATTATTTTGAAGTTGCTTTGGCAGGTTATGAGGGGCTTAACACCTATTCGAAAGCCTTTGTGCAAATTAAACCCGAGTTTACCTACTACCTGCCACTGGATGCCAAAGGAAACATCGTACTATCCGACCGGATAGGCGGAGGCATCAGTTTTGGTAAACCGGCGTTTTATCAATCTATGTTCCTGGGTGGCCAGGGAAACCTTTTGGGGTACCTGCAAAACAGGTTTGCAGGCCAGAATATGTTTTTCAATAACCTGCAGGGCAGGGTAAAAATTGCCGATATAGCCAGTTATATTTTACCGGGCCAATTGGGTATTACCGGTTTTTACGATACCGGCCGGGTATGGATCAGTGGCGAACATTCAGACAAATGGCACACAGGTGCAGGCGGCGGGCTCTATTTTGCACCCGCAAGCTTAACGGTATTGCAGCTGCTTGCCGGGCACTCAGACGAAGGCTGGTACCCTTATATTTCGCTTAATTTCAGGCTGTAG
- a CDS encoding alpha-L-rhamnosidase-related protein, which produces MKLFFVTIVFALGLLPAKYAVAQSSVSNAAPRQWNAAWIALPGDNGINYGIYYFRKNIDIAGKPATFIVHISADNRYKLYVNGKLVSLGPARGDTYYWNYETVDLAPYLSAGKNTIAALVWNEAQYSPAAQISVRTGFILQGNSAKEEVLNTNNTWKCMRDIGHQPVPGYFFAASRGEMVDMRQAVKGDWTAADYDDSAWFAAGKVADGRLKGTAWGIEWALVPSSLPPREMTYQRLVQLRRADGVTVAPGFPEKKTPLTIPANTTATLVLDQTFETNAYVTLNFSGGKDAGISLGYAESLYAKGSKGVIKGNRNEVAGKEFVARIDSLIGDGSQGQSFTTLNFRTYRYIRLIVQTKNDPLVVDDLFGTFTGYPFKRISVLNTDNAEMKQMLDIGWRTVRLNAWETYTDCPYYEQLQYIGDTRIQAMISYYNTSDNRLARNALNQMDHSRLPEGVTASCYPSRGTQVISTFSLWYICMLHDYWMYRGDNDFIRNKLQGERGVLDFFSKYQQADGSLKDTPYWAFVDWAGNMWGEVKGKDGSAAIYDLQLLWAYQWAADMEAKIGLHDYAVLYNKKAAQLKATIQSKYWDAGRKLYADTKERKGFSQHVNALAILTGMVSNANIPAVAKGLLKDTSLTQCSVYFKYYLNQALVKAGLGNDYMNWLGIYRQNIAMGLTTWAEYSDVNTTRSDCHAWGASPNIEFFRTVLGIDSYAPGFAKIKIEPHLGTLKHISGEIPHPNGKVFAGYKFEKGRWQININLPHTTTGILVWKAKQYILKAGNNSFVI; this is translated from the coding sequence ATGAAACTTTTTTTTGTTACCATAGTATTTGCCCTGGGCTTATTGCCGGCAAAGTACGCCGTTGCGCAATCGTCGGTTAGCAATGCCGCCCCAAGGCAATGGAATGCAGCCTGGATAGCTTTGCCTGGCGACAATGGCATAAACTACGGCATTTATTACTTTCGTAAAAACATTGATATTGCAGGTAAGCCGGCAACTTTCATCGTGCACATATCGGCAGATAACCGCTATAAATTGTATGTTAATGGCAAGCTGGTATCATTAGGGCCGGCCCGGGGCGATACCTATTATTGGAATTATGAAACGGTTGATCTGGCACCGTACCTGTCGGCAGGGAAAAACACCATAGCCGCGCTTGTTTGGAATGAGGCCCAATACAGCCCCGCGGCGCAAATAAGCGTACGCACAGGCTTTATTTTACAGGGTAATTCGGCAAAGGAAGAGGTTTTAAACACCAACAATACCTGGAAGTGCATGCGCGATATAGGGCATCAGCCTGTACCGGGGTATTTTTTTGCTGCCAGCAGGGGAGAGATGGTAGATATGCGACAGGCCGTTAAAGGCGACTGGACAGCTGCGGATTATGATGACAGCGCCTGGTTTGCTGCAGGTAAGGTGGCCGACGGCAGGCTTAAAGGCACAGCCTGGGGTATTGAATGGGCGTTGGTGCCATCGTCGCTGCCGCCAAGGGAAATGACCTACCAGCGGCTTGTTCAATTACGAAGAGCAGATGGTGTAACCGTTGCGCCGGGCTTTCCGGAAAAAAAGACGCCGTTAACCATTCCCGCAAATACTACGGCTACCCTGGTGCTCGATCAAACTTTTGAAACAAATGCCTATGTAACGTTGAATTTTAGCGGCGGCAAGGATGCAGGCATATCGCTTGGCTACGCCGAATCGCTTTACGCCAAAGGCAGCAAGGGCGTTATTAAAGGTAACCGGAATGAGGTAGCGGGCAAGGAGTTTGTAGCAAGGATAGACAGCCTGATTGGCGATGGCAGCCAGGGGCAGTCATTCACAACGCTTAATTTTCGCACGTATCGTTATATCAGGCTTATCGTACAAACTAAAAACGACCCGCTGGTAGTTGATGACCTGTTCGGCACCTTCACGGGTTATCCTTTTAAACGCATATCGGTACTGAATACAGATAATGCCGAAATGAAGCAGATGCTGGATATTGGCTGGCGCACCGTAAGGCTTAATGCCTGGGAAACTTATACCGACTGCCCGTATTACGAGCAGCTGCAATACATTGGCGATACGCGTATACAGGCCATGATATCGTACTACAACACCAGCGATAACCGGCTGGCGCGCAATGCGCTTAACCAGATGGACCACTCGCGCTTACCCGAAGGCGTAACCGCCAGTTGCTACCCATCAAGAGGCACGCAGGTTATATCCACGTTCTCCTTATGGTATATCTGCATGTTGCATGATTACTGGATGTACCGCGGCGATAACGATTTTATTAGGAATAAGCTGCAGGGCGAACGGGGCGTACTCGATTTTTTCAGTAAATACCAGCAGGCCGATGGCTCGTTAAAAGATACCCCGTACTGGGCGTTTGTTGATTGGGCCGGTAACATGTGGGGCGAGGTGAAAGGTAAAGATGGCAGCGCCGCAATTTATGACCTGCAACTGTTATGGGCATACCAATGGGCGGCAGACATGGAAGCCAAAATAGGTTTGCATGACTATGCCGTTTTATACAACAAAAAGGCCGCCCAGTTAAAGGCTACCATACAAAGCAAATACTGGGACGCCGGCAGAAAATTGTATGCCGATACAAAGGAAAGAAAAGGTTTTTCGCAGCATGTTAATGCGTTGGCCATACTTACCGGCATGGTGAGCAACGCCAACATACCCGCAGTGGCTAAAGGATTACTTAAGGACACCAGTTTAACCCAATGCTCGGTTTACTTTAAATATTACCTTAACCAGGCGCTGGTAAAGGCAGGTTTGGGTAACGATTACATGAACTGGCTGGGTATTTACCGCCAAAATATAGCCATGGGCCTTACTACCTGGGCCGAGTATTCTGATGTTAACACTACCCGGTCAGATTGCCATGCATGGGGAGCAAGCCCCAACATTGAGTTTTTCAGGACTGTTTTAGGTATTGATAGCTACGCGCCGGGTTTTGCCAAAATAAAGATAGAACCCCATTTAGGCACTTTGAAGCACATCAGCGGCGAAATACCCCATCCAAACGGAAAGGTTTTTGCCGGCTATAAATTTGAAAAAGGCCGATGGCAAATAAATATCAATTTACCGCATACAACCACCGGTATATTGGTGTGGAAGGCAAAACAATATATATTAAAAGCGGGCAACAATTCATTTGTAATTTAA
- a CDS encoding LacI family DNA-binding transcriptional regulator, with product MKKKLSIVDIANALNVSKTTISFILNGRAQEKRIGADLVEKVMKYVAEVGYKPNSLAKSLRTGKSNTIGLMVEDISNPFFASIARLIEDRAYKNGYKIIYCSTDNDTSKTQDLINMFRDRHVDGYIMAPPEGIEEDIESLIKDGMPVVLFDRHLPGVKTDVIEVDNLFSTYNATRHLMDQGFKNIAFVTFASHQTQMMDRVRGYQDAMKSNGLRPTIVKEIVFNQDEEQIMGPLRDFFKGNPDVDAILFGTNHIGTCGLKIMHEMGLKAPTDIAVISFDDYDVFKLHSPPITAIAQPVEEIADNVITVLLEKLNDRSSSPKLQSIILKTDLKIRNSSLKNAI from the coding sequence GTGAAAAAGAAATTATCTATCGTTGACATCGCGAACGCGTTAAACGTATCAAAAACTACGATATCATTTATTTTAAACGGCCGGGCCCAGGAAAAACGTATAGGTGCCGACCTGGTTGAAAAAGTGATGAAATATGTGGCCGAAGTAGGGTATAAGCCAAACTCCCTGGCCAAAAGTTTACGAACCGGCAAATCAAATACCATTGGGTTGATGGTGGAAGATATCTCAAACCCCTTCTTTGCCAGTATAGCGCGCCTGATTGAAGACCGTGCCTACAAAAACGGCTACAAAATTATTTATTGCAGTACCGATAATGATACCAGCAAAACCCAGGACCTGATCAACATGTTTCGCGACAGGCATGTAGATGGCTACATTATGGCTCCGCCTGAGGGGATAGAAGAGGATATCGAATCATTGATAAAAGATGGGATGCCCGTGGTTTTATTCGACAGGCACCTGCCCGGCGTTAAAACCGATGTTATTGAGGTTGATAATCTTTTCAGTACCTATAATGCCACCAGGCATTTAATGGATCAAGGCTTCAAAAATATAGCCTTTGTAACCTTTGCATCGCACCAAACCCAAATGATGGATAGGGTAAGGGGTTACCAGGACGCTATGAAAAGCAACGGACTTAGGCCAACGATTGTGAAAGAGATCGTCTTTAACCAGGATGAAGAGCAGATTATGGGCCCGCTTCGCGATTTCTTTAAAGGCAATCCCGACGTAGATGCCATCCTTTTCGGCACCAACCACATCGGCACCTGCGGATTAAAGATCATGCACGAAATGGGCCTTAAGGCACCCACCGATATAGCTGTTATCTCCTTTGATGATTACGATGTGTTTAAACTTCACTCGCCGCCTATAACAGCCATAGCGCAACCCGTGGAGGAAATAGCCGATAATGTGATAACCGTATTATTAGAAAAACTGAACGACCGCTCATCATCGCCTAAGCTGCAATCGATTATCTTGAAAACGGATTTAAAAATCAGGAACTCGTCGCTAAAAAACGCCATCTGA
- the fucP gene encoding L-fucose:H+ symporter permease, protein MSNTAKFTERKYLVVLIFVTSLFFLWGLAMTLGDTLNQHFQSVLHISKSRSAYVQLSLFGAYAVMGIPAGLFMKKFGYKNGVLLGLSLYAIGAFLFIPAANAESFTFFRFALFILACGLATLETVAHPFVASLGDQRTSDQRINFSQFFNGVGGIIAPFIGGYFILRGGQEHSNDLIAVKNLYTIIGVVIALIAVAFSFLKVPVLADPHVEIDDSYAVAGAENIERKLFQHKHFVFAAVAQFFNVCAQGGTWAYFINYGHNIMGYKSSDASYFFGVSIFMMVLGRLIGTLLMRYVWSPNKVLWIFALCNIIMCLIVAQHLGVTSFIALVMINFFFSIMFPTIFSLGLKDMGGKTQQASSFIVMGVVGGGVFPLLMGRIADHNVATAYYLPIICYLVIFAFGFSYPKLNKRSA, encoded by the coding sequence ATGAGCAACACCGCTAAATTTACCGAACGCAAGTACCTTGTAGTTTTAATATTCGTAACCTCGCTATTTTTCCTTTGGGGCTTGGCTATGACGCTTGGAGATACTTTAAATCAACATTTTCAAAGTGTTTTGCACATATCAAAATCAAGATCGGCATATGTCCAATTATCGCTTTTTGGCGCATATGCTGTAATGGGCATTCCTGCCGGTTTGTTTATGAAAAAGTTTGGCTATAAGAACGGAGTGCTTTTAGGCCTAAGTTTATATGCGATAGGTGCTTTTTTGTTTATCCCGGCCGCAAATGCAGAATCGTTTACCTTTTTCAGATTCGCACTATTTATTTTAGCATGCGGCCTCGCTACACTTGAAACAGTAGCCCATCCGTTTGTTGCCTCATTAGGCGATCAAAGAACCAGCGATCAGCGGATCAACTTTTCGCAATTTTTTAATGGGGTAGGGGGAATTATAGCACCATTTATAGGTGGATATTTTATTTTGAGAGGAGGGCAGGAACACTCCAACGATTTGATTGCAGTTAAAAACCTCTACACAATAATTGGAGTGGTCATTGCCCTGATTGCTGTTGCGTTTTCCTTTTTAAAAGTGCCTGTACTTGCTGATCCTCATGTTGAGATAGATGATTCTTATGCAGTTGCTGGAGCAGAGAATATTGAGAGGAAACTTTTTCAGCACAAGCATTTTGTATTTGCCGCTGTTGCACAATTTTTTAATGTCTGCGCACAAGGGGGGACATGGGCTTACTTTATTAACTATGGCCATAACATTATGGGTTATAAATCATCAGATGCAAGTTACTTTTTTGGGGTAAGCATCTTTATGATGGTCTTAGGCCGTTTGATTGGTACACTTTTAATGCGTTATGTATGGTCGCCAAACAAGGTGTTGTGGATTTTTGCACTTTGTAATATTATTATGTGTTTAATTGTTGCTCAACATTTAGGAGTTACGTCGTTTATAGCATTAGTTATGATTAACTTCTTCTTCAGCATCATGTTTCCTACCATCTTCAGCCTCGGCTTAAAAGATATGGGGGGCAAAACCCAACAGGCCTCTTCGTTTATCGTAATGGGAGTTGTAGGCGGGGGTGTTTTTCCATTGTTAATGGGCCGCATAGCAGACCATAACGTTGCTACTGCATATTATTTGCCTATTATTTGTTACCTTGTTATATTTGCGTTTGGTTTTAGCTATCCAAAATTAAATAAGCGGTCGGCATAG